The DNA sequence TTATCATTTACGGTCACAACATGAACAGTGGGGCAATGTTCGGAAATCTGGACTTATATGCAGATGAAACGTACTATCAGGAGCATCCCTTTGCTTATCTTCAGACAGAGGATAGCATTCAGGAATACCGAATTGTCACGGTGCTGAAAGCAGACAGGAATTTGTTCCCATTCCAGCAGAAACTCGCAGATGCGGAGGCAGTGCAGGAATATTTAAAAGCAGCTAAGCAGAGGGAAGTGTTCGAAACCGGGGATGATTACCTGAAGTGTATATACGATAAGGTTTTGACGCTCGTCACGTGTTCATATGAATGGAGCGGTGCCAGGAACATCGTCCTGGCGGTGCCGGTTTCCGGGGCAGTGTGGAGTCAGAAGTGTTCGTAAGTACCCGAAAAGTGCAGAAAATGAGACAAATAATGACCGCACGGGCAGGGATGTGTTCAAAACAGGGGGATTATGAAGGGTGTGCATTGGTAGTATTTAGGTTGAAAAAAGTGTCTGAAAGTACCAGAAAAGTGCAGAATGTGAGACAACTTATAACCCAGATCCGGCAGAAAGTGTTCCAGAAAGGAGCGTTTCCTGCCGTTATTATTTACTTGGAAAGGATGGTAACGATTATGAAACGATTTTATACAGCAGAATCCGTAACAGAAGGACATCCGGATAAGCTCTGCGACCTGATCGCAGACAGCATTCTGGACGCGTGTCTGAAAGAGGACGAAAATTCCAGAGTGGCCTGCGAGGTGCTGGCGACCAAAAGGAACATCATTGTAGCAGGAGAGATCACCAGCCGATTTGAGCCACAGGTGTTTGAAATCATCAAAAAGGTGCTGGAGAGTGCAGGCTATGAAGCAGAGGAAATCCACATGGATGCCCTCATCCACAAACAGAGTCCGGATATCGCCGGGGCAGTGGAGAGATCCAGAGAACGAAGGGCAGGGACTGTTTTTGTTCAGAGCGGACTTGCCAGCGGTACCGGGGATCAGGGCATCATGATTGGCTACGCCTGCGATGAGACACCGCAGCTTATGCCGATGCCAGTGGTTCTGGCGAACCGCATTGTAAGGGAACTGTCTGCAAGCCGTAGAAGCGGATATATCACGGGAATCTTGCCAGATGGAAAGGCGCAGGTGACCGTGGAGTATGAAGATGACAGACCTGCCCGGCTGGATACCGTCATTGTGTCCTGCCAGCATGAAAAGGAAAAATCCCTTCGGAAGCTGGAGCATGAGATCCGGGAGAAAGTGTTACGCCCGGCACTCCGTATGCTGCCACCGGATGAGGATACCAAGATCCTGATTAACCCATCGGGCAGATTTGTGTGCGGAGGTCTGGATGCAGACACCGGACTGACCGGAAGGAAACTAATGGTGGATACCTACGGCAGCCTGGTACCGCATGGCGGCGGTGCATTCTCCGGGAAGGATTGTTCCAAAGTTGACCGTTCCGGGGCATACATGGCCCGTTACATCGCCAAAAACATGGTAGCTGCCGGACTTGCCAGCCGATGCCAGGTGTCCCTTGCCTATGCCATTGGGGTTGCCCAGCCAGTCATGGTGCAGGTGGATACCTTTGGAACGGGAAAGATCTGTGCGGATGACTGCCTCGCCGCAGCGATCCCTCTGGTGTTCGGGCTTACCCCAAGCCAGATCTGTGACACCCTGCACCTGAAGCGGCCAATCTACCGACAGAGTGCGGTGTTCGGGCATTTTGGAAGAAAGGAATTCCCGTGGGAGAAAACGGATAAGGCAGAGCAGCTCCGGGATACCGTGATGTAATGCCGTGGATTCCGGAAGAAGAAATCAAACGTGCAAGGGAGATCACCGCCATTGAATACCTGAAGAAATATCAGCCAAACCGTCTGAAAAAATCTTCAGCCAGAAATGAATGGGAGCTGACAGACCACGACAGCTTTAAGATTAACGAGCAGACCAGCCAGTGGCACTGGAAATCCAGAGATATCGGGGGCACCAGTGCTTTAAATTTCCTGATTCATGTAGACGGGTGTTCTTTTCTGGAGGCAGTGCAAATGCTGAAAGATGAGTATCCCACCTATATCCCTCCTCCAGTGGAAGCAAAGCCAAAGAAGCCATTTGT is a window from the Lachnospiraceae bacterium GAM79 genome containing:
- the metK gene encoding methionine adenosyltransferase — encoded protein: MKRFYTAESVTEGHPDKLCDLIADSILDACLKEDENSRVACEVLATKRNIIVAGEITSRFEPQVFEIIKKVLESAGYEAEEIHMDALIHKQSPDIAGAVERSRERRAGTVFVQSGLASGTGDQGIMIGYACDETPQLMPMPVVLANRIVRELSASRRSGYITGILPDGKAQVTVEYEDDRPARLDTVIVSCQHEKEKSLRKLEHEIREKVLRPALRMLPPDEDTKILINPSGRFVCGGLDADTGLTGRKLMVDTYGSLVPHGGGAFSGKDCSKVDRSGAYMARYIAKNMVAAGLASRCQVSLAYAIGVAQPVMVQVDTFGTGKICADDCLAAAIPLVFGLTPSQICDTLHLKRPIYRQSAVFGHFGRKEFPWEKTDKAEQLRDTVM